The following coding sequences are from one Mycobacterium bourgelatii window:
- a CDS encoding PHB depolymerase family esterase has protein sequence MSTATRAREMAREMALVVPRTVSGLNESTGWVPTSPRGVRQFGEVFLDELVLSGFSLLGANLPSDIRPLDGCTAAAEELSALGIDGAHADPEPLLIRTIKRRRVGSLAYERMTFRHEPELPNTLLAEGFGGPATAVVHLCRHTDGPRPWLVWVHGAGQGRAEDLLLSRIDRVHRKLGFNVAMTIQPGHGSRRREWPQYPDMDPLGNVAGMIRVVSEVRAVVRWLRRQATAVVIAGISMGSPVAALVSHLEDDLDGVAVYTPILGLNSMIARHLGRWGPSRTEIRKLLGSPEVSALTSVIDPLAVVPTPPRHRRLIVGAWHDRMAMREPALALQERWGGELYWYDGSHVGHVFSRRVQRVSERFLRGVAQDAGRA, from the coding sequence ATGTCGACGGCAACGCGCGCCCGCGAAATGGCCCGCGAAATGGCCCTAGTGGTGCCGAGAACGGTATCGGGCCTGAACGAGTCGACCGGATGGGTGCCGACCTCGCCGCGCGGCGTGCGGCAGTTCGGCGAAGTGTTTCTGGACGAGCTTGTGCTGAGCGGCTTTTCGCTACTGGGTGCGAATCTGCCTAGCGATATCCGGCCGCTGGACGGCTGCACCGCAGCGGCCGAGGAACTGTCCGCGCTGGGCATCGACGGTGCGCACGCCGACCCGGAACCGCTGCTGATCCGCACGATCAAGCGACGCCGCGTGGGCAGTCTGGCCTACGAACGAATGACATTCCGGCACGAGCCGGAGTTGCCAAACACGTTGCTGGCAGAGGGCTTTGGCGGCCCCGCAACGGCGGTGGTGCACCTGTGTCGGCACACCGACGGCCCGCGCCCTTGGCTGGTGTGGGTGCACGGCGCGGGTCAGGGGCGTGCGGAAGACCTGTTGCTGTCGCGGATCGATCGCGTGCATCGCAAACTGGGCTTCAATGTCGCGATGACCATTCAACCGGGTCACGGCAGTCGGCGTCGCGAGTGGCCGCAGTATCCGGACATGGATCCGCTGGGCAATGTTGCGGGCATGATACGGGTGGTGTCGGAGGTGCGCGCGGTGGTGCGGTGGCTGCGCCGACAAGCCACCGCCGTTGTGATAGCTGGGATTTCGATGGGCAGCCCGGTTGCCGCGCTGGTCTCTCATCTGGAAGACGATCTTGATGGGGTCGCGGTGTACACGCCGATCCTCGGCCTCAACTCGATGATCGCGCGCCACCTCGGCCGGTGGGGGCCGTCTCGGACTGAGATCCGCAAGCTGCTGGGATCACCGGAGGTGTCGGCGCTGACCTCGGTGATCGACCCGTTGGCCGTGGTGCCAACTCCGCCGCGGCATCGCCGACTGATCGTCGGCGCCTGGCACGACCGGATGGCGATGCGCGAACCCGCGCTCGCGTTGCAGGAACGTTGGGGCGGCGAGTTGTACTGGTATGACGGCAGCCATGTCGGACATGTGTTCTCGCGGCGCGTACAGCGGGTGTCGGAGCGATTCCTGCGCGGGGTCGCCCAAGATGCGGGGCGTGCGTGA
- a CDS encoding flavin-containing monooxygenase, with protein sequence MVDVLVIGAGFSGLYMLHRLRQLGIRARILEAADGVGGTWLFNRYPGARCDIESIEYSYSFSPEIEQEWEWTETMPAQPEVEAYLNFVADRLDLRRDIQFNTRVVAMVFDEDAAAWVVRTDSGETVTAPFVVAATGILSVPLEPDIPGMSTFTGASLYTSRCPREGFDLTGKRVGVLGTGSTGVQLIPVVAREAAQLFVFQRSAPYTLPWQVRRFEPGELDEMKARYGEIRAAQRDHPIGAARLSAFSVLLEMLGSPPLKSTSREEQLRAIEEHGVLGALNWSDVFFDIEANRTAASLYGEAVARIVTDPETAAALVPQHPFACKRPIIDQGYYETFNRDNVTLVDLRKQPIREVTPNGIRTAAGQYDLDVIIYATGFDAMTGALSRIDIRGREGLSLGEFWRSEGALSYLGLAVAGFPNLFTIQGPGSPSAATNFVAALEQHVEWIGDCIAHLRANGIRIVEALPSAQQEWMEHAAALVAPTVLVHPSCRSWYNGGNVPGKKRMYLGYTGGIPEYRRRCDEIAAGGYSGFKLT encoded by the coding sequence ATGGTCGACGTTCTGGTCATCGGTGCCGGGTTTTCCGGGCTCTACATGCTGCACCGGCTACGACAGCTCGGCATTCGGGCCCGGATCCTGGAGGCGGCCGACGGCGTCGGCGGGACCTGGCTGTTCAACCGCTACCCGGGTGCTCGCTGCGACATCGAGAGCATCGAATACTCCTACAGCTTCTCGCCGGAGATCGAGCAGGAGTGGGAGTGGACGGAAACGATGCCGGCCCAGCCCGAGGTCGAGGCATACCTCAACTTCGTCGCGGACCGGCTGGATCTTCGCCGCGACATACAGTTCAACACCCGGGTCGTCGCCATGGTCTTCGACGAGGACGCCGCCGCCTGGGTGGTGCGGACCGATTCCGGTGAAACGGTCACCGCTCCGTTCGTCGTCGCCGCCACGGGCATCCTGTCGGTGCCGCTGGAGCCCGATATCCCCGGGATGTCGACCTTCACCGGCGCCTCGCTGTACACCAGCCGGTGTCCGCGCGAGGGCTTCGACCTCACCGGCAAGCGGGTCGGTGTCCTCGGCACCGGCTCGACCGGGGTGCAGCTCATCCCCGTTGTGGCCCGGGAAGCCGCTCAGCTCTTCGTATTTCAGCGGTCCGCACCCTACACCCTGCCGTGGCAGGTGCGCCGGTTCGAGCCGGGTGAACTCGATGAGATGAAGGCCCGTTACGGCGAAATTCGGGCGGCCCAACGCGACCATCCGATCGGGGCGGCCAGGCTCAGCGCGTTCTCGGTATTGCTCGAGATGCTGGGCAGTCCGCCGCTGAAATCGACGAGTCGAGAGGAACAGCTACGCGCCATCGAGGAACACGGCGTGCTCGGCGCGCTGAACTGGAGCGACGTGTTCTTCGACATCGAAGCGAACCGCACGGCGGCCAGTCTCTACGGGGAAGCGGTGGCCAGGATCGTCACCGATCCGGAAACTGCCGCCGCGCTGGTGCCGCAGCACCCGTTCGCCTGCAAGCGGCCCATCATCGACCAGGGCTACTACGAGACGTTCAACCGGGACAACGTCACCCTGGTCGACCTGCGCAAGCAGCCGATTCGCGAGGTGACGCCCAACGGTATCCGCACCGCGGCCGGCCAGTACGACCTCGACGTGATCATCTACGCCACCGGGTTCGACGCGATGACAGGTGCCTTGAGCCGCATCGACATCCGCGGCCGAGAGGGGTTGTCGCTAGGGGAGTTCTGGCGCAGCGAGGGTGCGTTGTCCTACCTGGGCTTGGCGGTCGCCGGATTCCCCAACCTGTTCACCATTCAAGGTCCCGGCAGTCCGAGCGCGGCAACCAATTTCGTGGCCGCACTCGAGCAACATGTCGAATGGATCGGCGATTGCATCGCGCACCTGCGCGCCAATGGGATCCGCATCGTCGAGGCGTTGCCCAGCGCGCAGCAGGAGTGGATGGAGCACGCGGCGGCGCTGGTCGCACCGACGGTGCTAGTGCATCCAAGCTGTCGCTCCTGGTACAACGGGGGCAATGTGCCGGGCAAGAAGCGAATGTATCTGGGATATACGGGGGGGATCCCGGAATACCGCCGCCGCTGTGACGAGATCGCGGCCGGCGGCTACTCCGGATTCAAACTCACGTAG
- a CDS encoding Rieske 2Fe-2S domain-containing protein gives MKVPFTWKVTGWFMIGWSPEFPVGEVRPLRYFGEDLVAYRDEGGELHVLEAHCKHLGAHIGHGGKVVGDCVQCPFHGWRWGPDGTNRYIPYQPDRPNRALTLRVYPVMEQYGCAFVWHHPDGKEPQWEMPDIFRKFPQFETDPAAYYRAYPEFSRRAEREPVHPQIVAENAPDSAHFEYVHHATVTPRVLDWRIVDHEWQFTAGWPDARSDNPDDFALKFHSHLFGLGGAISVFEGAQNHRLIFTCTPVDDECSDLFYSIWWPRNPGDDAPVPEGKLRELIEKQFLSTVFDDLQIWRYQVYVEHPPLSKVDAKGYMALRKWATQFYDVPPREPVSAPA, from the coding sequence GTGAAAGTTCCGTTCACGTGGAAGGTCACCGGATGGTTCATGATCGGATGGTCGCCCGAGTTCCCGGTCGGCGAGGTTCGGCCGCTGCGTTACTTCGGCGAGGACCTGGTCGCCTACCGTGACGAGGGCGGCGAATTGCACGTACTCGAGGCGCACTGCAAACACCTCGGGGCGCACATCGGCCACGGCGGCAAGGTCGTCGGCGATTGCGTGCAGTGCCCGTTTCACGGCTGGCGCTGGGGACCGGACGGCACCAACCGCTACATCCCGTACCAGCCGGACCGCCCCAACCGCGCACTGACGCTACGGGTGTACCCGGTCATGGAGCAGTACGGCTGCGCGTTCGTTTGGCATCATCCCGACGGCAAGGAGCCGCAGTGGGAGATGCCGGACATCTTCCGTAAGTTTCCGCAGTTCGAGACCGACCCGGCGGCCTACTACCGTGCCTATCCGGAGTTCTCCCGGCGCGCCGAGCGCGAACCGGTACATCCGCAGATCGTGGCGGAGAACGCCCCCGACAGCGCGCATTTCGAGTACGTGCACCACGCCACGGTGACGCCTCGTGTGCTGGACTGGCGGATCGTCGACCACGAATGGCAGTTCACCGCGGGCTGGCCGGATGCCCGCAGCGACAACCCCGACGATTTCGCGCTGAAGTTCCACAGCCACTTGTTCGGTCTCGGCGGCGCAATCAGCGTTTTCGAAGGCGCACAGAATCATCGGCTGATATTCACCTGCACACCGGTCGACGACGAGTGCTCGGACCTGTTCTACTCCATCTGGTGGCCGCGAAACCCTGGCGACGACGCACCGGTGCCTGAGGGGAAGCTCCGCGAACTTATCGAGAAGCAATTCCTGTCAACCGTCTTCGACGATCTGCAGATTTGGCGCTATCAGGTATACGTGGAGCACCCGCCGTTGTCCAAGGTCGACGCGAAAGGGTATATGGCGCTTCGTAAATGGGCTACGCAATTCTATGACGTACCGCCACGCGAACCCGTGAGCGCGCCGGCATGA
- a CDS encoding PaaI family thioesterase — protein sequence MTDTASGTQGGFPDIKPVDAPQPELGEFVAALRRLQDLTVSTNPDPALWASAARLVEDACALIECHPAPETEAPGGRVLELPGLGHPLLPPWTVKESGPDGVTMEGHFTRSHVGGNNAVHGGMIPLFYDWLFGMVVSTADIPPTRTGYLHVDYRAITPIDQPLVAHGRISHEEGRKVFIAATMTSADDTLLSEASGLMVRLLPHQP from the coding sequence ATGACCGACACCGCTTCCGGCACGCAGGGCGGATTTCCCGACATCAAACCCGTTGACGCACCGCAGCCCGAATTGGGAGAGTTCGTGGCCGCGTTGCGTCGGCTGCAGGATCTCACCGTGTCGACCAATCCCGATCCGGCACTGTGGGCCAGCGCGGCCCGCCTTGTCGAGGACGCCTGTGCGCTAATCGAATGCCATCCGGCACCGGAGACCGAGGCGCCCGGCGGCCGAGTCTTAGAACTACCCGGGCTGGGCCATCCCTTGCTGCCGCCCTGGACCGTCAAGGAATCCGGACCCGACGGCGTCACCATGGAGGGGCACTTCACCAGGTCGCACGTGGGCGGAAACAACGCCGTGCATGGCGGGATGATCCCGTTGTTCTACGACTGGCTCTTCGGCATGGTGGTCTCCACCGCCGACATTCCCCCCACCCGGACGGGCTATCTGCATGTCGATTACCGGGCCATCACCCCGATCGACCAGCCGCTCGTCGCACATGGGCGCATCAGCCACGAGGAGGGCCGTAAGGTCTTCATCGCGGCGACCATGACCAGCGCCGACGACACCCTGCTCAGCGAAGCCAGCGGCCTGATGGTTCGCCTACTCCCCCACCAACCCTGA